The DNA sequence TGTGAATCATCTTCTAGTGAACCTAATTCTGTTACAATTGATGGCCAAACCTATTCAGGCACGGGTTATGTTATTTCGAAATTGCTAGACCGAAGCATCTGCGAGAACGAATTTACAATCTCGGTATCTGAAGATATGGACTGCTACATGCGTTTCCAGTAAAAACTGGCACCTTGGCACGAGCCTAAATATTTACTAAATTTGGCGCCTATGAATCCGAATGGCGCCATTATTGTTCAGAGTAATATGGAAATCATGGTGGAGGTCGATCTCCCCACTTATGAAGCGGCTCGCGATGCAATCGCCCCGTTTACCGAATTGGTCAAAAGCCCAGAACACCTGCACACATACAAAATTAGTCCCCTGAGCCTGTGGAATGCGGCTTCGACGGGACTCCGTGCACCGGAAGTGCTGGAACGCCTCGAAGGTCAGAGCCGATTTCCGATTCCTGAATCCGTGGTGACTGAAATCCAGGATTACATGGACCGCTACGGATTGCTCCGCCTTAAAAAGGATGGCGACAAGCTGATTGTTGAGTCCGACGACAAGTACATGTTCACCGAAATTTGCCACCTCAAGGAGGTGGAACCGTACATTGTCCAGTTTATCGACGACTTGCACGCCGAAGTGGATCCGGAACGCCGCGGTCACTTGAAGATGGCTCTTACCAATGCCGGGTTCCCGGTTGAAGACTTGGCCGGTTATACCGTGGGTGACCCGCTGCCGATTCACCTGCGCGAAACGACGGTGGGAGGCAAGCCTTTTGCCCTCCGCGACTACCAGAAAGAAGCTGCCCAAGTGTTCTACGCCAGTGGTTCTGAAAAGGGCGGCTCGGGCGTGATCGTGCTACCTTGCGGTTCGGGTAAGACCGTGATAGGCCTTGCCACCATGGCTTTGGTACAAACTAAGACTTTGATTTTGACGCCGAACATTTCGGCTAGCCGTCAGTGGATTCGCGAAATTTGCGACAAGACGGACTTGACGCTTGACCAGGTGAAGGAATATTCCGGCGAAGTCAAGGAAATCGGCCCCGTGACGGTGGCTACTTACCAGATTTTGACTCAGCGCAAGCGCGCCAAGAAGGCCGAAAACGAAAAGACCGATTCGGATCTTGACGATTTGACCGAAGAAGAAGTCAAAAAGGAACTCGCCAACTTCCCGCTGTTCAGCCAGGAAAAGTGGGGCCTGATGATTTACGACGAAGTGCACTTGTTGCCGGCTCCGGTGTTCCGCCTGAGTACCGAAATGCAGGCCACTCGCCGCCTGGGCCTTACTGCAACGCTGGTGCGTGAAGACCACAAGGAAACCGAAGTATTCAGCCTTATTGGCCCCAAGAAGTACGACATCCCGTGGCGTATTCTGGAAGCTCAGGGATGGATTGCAACCGCCGACTGTAACGAAATCCGTATCCCGATGGATGCGGAACTCAAGATGAAGTATGCGCTTGCTCCGGTGCGCGAAAAGATTACGCTCGCTTCCACCAACCCTGAAAAGACGGATGTTGTGGAACGCTTGCTCAAGTACTTTGACAAGCCCGATGACCGCGTGCTGATTATTGGCCAGTACATCGACCAGCTCGAAGCTCTTTCCGAAGATTTGCAGATTCCGCTGATTACGGGTAAGACTCCGAACAAGGACCGCGAAAAGCTTTATGCCGCCTTCCGTAACGGTAGCCAGAAGAATCTGATGGTCTCCAAGGTGGGTAACTTCGCGATTGACTTGCCGGACGCTAACGTGTTGATTCAGATTTCAGGTACCTTTGGTAGCCGACAGGAAGAAGCCCAGCGCCTCGGTCGCGTGCTTCGCCCCAAGAGCGACGGTGGCGCAGCCCACTTCTACAGTATCGTGACGCAGGATTCCAAGGAACAGGAATTCGCCATGAACCGCCAGCTGTTCCTTACGGAACAGGGCTACGCTTACAAGATTATCAAGCGCGGCGACTGGGATATTCTGGCTCGAACTCCTGAAGAGTTAGCAGCAAGAAAGTAAATTCGTTTCTAACTTCGGCTAGAGAAATCTCGTGAAAAACGGGATTTTTTTGTTTTCAGTATAAAATAGTCCTTGACTTTGTTAAATCGTTGGCTACATTTGTGGTGGTGTAATCAATTTACTAAGGGATGATTATGAGGAATCAATTGGTCAGTCGCTGTTTTGTGGCAATGAGTCTTGTCGCTGCGTTTATGTTTTTTGGATGTTCTGACGATTCTTCTCCTGTTGTGACGGATGATGAGACTGGTGCCTTGTCGTCTTCGGATGATTCTGTGGTTGAATCTAGCAGTTCTTCTAAGAAAGTTTCAAGCAGTTCTGCTGAGGAAAAGTCGTCTAGTTCTTCGAAGAAAACGAAAAAATCGTCCAGTAGCACAGTAGAGGATGATGAAATGGATTCTAGTAGTTCTCTTGAAAAATCCAGTAGCAGTGAATTGGTAATTGTTGTTCCTGATCAGAGCGACTTTACTATCACGGCCTCGGAGCTTGACTCTAGAGTGGCTGGCGATGAAGTTCGCTTCAAGGGAAAATTCATGTTGAATCTTCTCGGCGATTCTACCGTCGTGGATTCTTCCCTCAATATCTATTTCACCAGTATTAGCTATATGGTTGGTGACGTCAACAGCATGGCTATAGCTAACGTGGCAGTCAACTCTAACACAATCCTTTTCCCGACGCAGAATTCCATTGACCTGAATTCAATGAATTCTGCCTATGTGTCCGTTAACATGCTGGATCCGGGATTCACCGAATGCGGTACGTACAGCCTTATTATTACTGTGACGGCTACTTCCGGCGACATGGTTTTTCAGAGAACCGAAATCATTCCGTTCGAACGCGATGCAGCCGAATACTGCCGCACCGAAGACACGACTTCTCAGCAGCCCGTGAAGGCAGAAATTCCCATGACTTCTTGTCAGGTGGAACTTTCTACGAACGTGAATCCGGGGGTTGACCTAGCTTACTGCGTCGCAGTGCCTGCCGCAGGTGCTGCAACGGCAGACATAATCTTCGAAAAGGCTGGTGATGTGACGAATCCGGAACTTTCTGCGAAAAGTGGCTCGGGTCTCTTGTTCTCCCCAATTACCAATGGAGATCTTCCGCCGTACACTGATGACTACGAAGTGGATATTTGGCCGGAAGACATGAACGCAGATCGTTCTCCAGCAACCGCCTACGTGAGCGACTTCAAGTTCAAGACTATCGATGCCGAACGACTGACGAATATGATTCAGAACTTCAACCAGATCTATGTTGCCAAGACCCCAACCTACAATGCTGAAACTGGTGAAGGCTTCTACGCCTTCGCAATTACCGATGCAACCGAAGGCATTGATGGCGATTACACCTTTAAGGTCAAGATATACAAAGTTCCTTAAAAATTGAAAAATCCCGCTCATCGAGCGGGATTTTTTCGAGCCACCCAGCAGATTTGAACTGCCGACCTGCTGATTACGAATCAGCTGCTCTACCAGCTGAGCTAGAGTGGCATGGTAGGCCAAAATTAGCAAAACGGCCCTGTTTTGTCAAGGTGTGCTGACAAGACATAATTTTTTTTCTATGATTGGAGCACGAAATTTAACATGGACGTTTAATATGGCAAACGAATCGAATACCAACAATTCTGAAATTAAGGAATTTTTTGTCGCACACGGCTCCAAGGTCATTGCTGCTATCGTAGTTGTGATGGTCATTGTGGTGGGCGTGGTGCAGTTCCGTGATTATCGTAAGGCTGCTGCTGCCGAACAGGCCGAGCTCCTTGGTCCGGGCATGACGCTCCTTTATGCAGATCAGAAGGACTCTGCCTTCGTGGAATTCGAATCCAAAATCAATTCCGGCAAACTTTCCGGTGTGGCTCTGGCTAAGGCTGCTCTCTATGCAGGCAACATCAAGTACCAGGCTGGCGACTTTGACGCCGCTGCCGTGTTCTTCCAGAAGAGCCTCGACAATGCCGGTTCTGTTGCTCTGGTCCGCTCGGCTGCCATGCACGGTCTTGCCTCTGTGAAGATTGAAAAGGCTGACTACTCTGCCGCTGCCGGTCTGTTGGAAAAGTACATCTCTGAATTTGCCAAGCGCACTGGTGACCAGGAAGATCGCTTCCAGAAGGACGAACCGGTGGACGAGGTCCCGATGGTTGCAGATGCCATGTGGAAGCTCACTCTCGTTTACGACCAGCTCGGCGCAGCCGACAAGGCCAAGCAGACTGCTGAACGCATCCTGACGGTCTATGGTGACAACCAGGCTGTCGCTGACAAGGCAAAGAAGTTCTTAGCTCAGTAATATCTGACTGCGTCATTAAGACTTTAAGAAAGGCGGCTCGTTTGAGTCGCCTTTCTTTAGCCCATCGCAATCTTCCAGGCGATTACGTATAGCGCGTAGTAAACGAGCAGGCCGACTCCGTCGGCGGTAGCAAGCGGCGTTCCCCAGCGGAGCGCTTTTTTGCTCGGAATGAATCCGCAGAATAGTCCGGCGATAAATCCGTAGGCATGTCCGAGAATGTCGGCGTTCTCGCCGAGTCCGAGGAACACGGCGAGCGATGTCGCGCCGCAGAGCGGCGCGAACCTGCGAAGCAGGCCGTGCGTTTCCTTGGGCATGAGCCTGAATTCAATAACAGAAAGACAACCAATCGCGGCGAATACAAAGGTCGAAAACCCGAGCGAACGGAAACTCGTCTGTACGGTCAAGGAAACGCACAGGTTCGCGATTGCTGACGCAATCGCGATAAACGGCGCGAGCCGCAAGAGCGGTATGCGGAAGGTAATCATGTTCATCACGATGTAGCCGCATATTAAATTCGAGGCCAGGTGCCTTACATCGCCATGCAATGTCTGCGCGGTCAGCGAACGCCACCATTCGCCTTTAAGAACCTTGGTCGCGTCTGAAACGCCGGGCGTATGCAGGTTCATGGCGTCTGTAAAATCAATCAGCGTGACAATCAAGGGCGCAAGCAAAACCCAGAGCGGCTGCAGGCTAAAGCTCAAGGGAATGGGCGGGTTTTCTTCTTTGGGCGGATTTTCCTTGCGGTAAAGCGCCAACTGCAGGCGAGCGAATTCTTCGTGCTCGGGCAGGACAAAAATCAGAAACGGGCCTTCAATGCTGCGCAAAAGTCGGTGAGAGATTCCCTGCGACAAAAGCACCAAACTGTCGTCTCGAATCTGGCGGAACGTGCCCTCGGACACGCAGACAATTTCAGGATATTCCGGTTCCTGATTCTCGGGCTCTTGTCCGTTTGAAGAACCTTCGCTTGCGCTTGGCGTTGGCGGTTGTTCAGGCGGAATGTCCGACGGAGAACGCATGTAGCGCGGCCGTAAAGGCGACATAAAGCGTGGCATGGTTCCTCCTAAAGTACGGCGGCCGAGGTCATGGCAAATTTGCCTGTGGCGGTTTCGCATTCGGCGCGCAGGTAGGCAAAGTTGTCGTTGTTGACGGTAAGGTCTGTGTTTGCGCGGGCGGCTACGACGCTTTCGATGCACAAGGATTCTTCTTTGGCGAGCTTGCCATTTGCAGAACGCTTGCGTCCGAAAATGCGGATGTAGCGGAATGCGCCTCCAAAATCTTGCGTATTGCGGGCATGGAATGTCACGGTCTTTTCGCCGCGTTTCCACCAGAGAGCCGGGCCATCGGTAATGTAGCAGTTATCGCCCGCGAACGCCTCGTTAAGCGACTCCAGCGAAACTGCGCCTCTCTCGTCTAACTTTACGACTGTTCTCACTTTTCCGAAAACATGTTCTTGGCTATTCCCGAGCGAAATCAGCGGCATGCTCACGAAGGTCGTTTCGTTCAAGTCGCCATGCGCATCGTTTCCGCCAATCGGGAGCAAGTAATTCCCTTTGCCGAGTTCTTCGATCCACCATTCACGCCCGAGCTTAAAGCCTTCATCGCGAATACCGTTCCAGAACTGGATTCCGCGAATCTTGTGGGCGGCGTCCAGATTCAAGTCCTTATGGCTCCAGTAGCCGCGGCGAAAAATAAATTTCTCGAGGTAGCCCATGGGCTGCATGGGGTGTGCGGCAAAGCAATGCGCCTTTGTCATTTCCAATAGCTTGGGAATCTTGAAGGTCGGCTTGTTGTCGAGCCAGTTGCGCCCGCAGTCGCCGAGCCCGGGCAAATAGCCTTCGGGGCCGAGGGCGGTCATGTGCACGTTTTCGCCCTTGGAATTGCCGGCCGAAACTTCTTCGCCGGCAATCAGGAGCGGCATGCTTGCATTCTGGTTCAGCTTGCGGACTTCTTCGCGGAGCGCATCGAAGCGGGTGAGCGGAGTGTCCGCTTCTTTGGTATAGTCTTCGGTGGTGTAGGCAAAGTCGTAGGCGTGATCGGTACAGCTCACGAAATCGAGCCCGACGGCTTTGGCCGCCTGTTGCATTACTTCGGGCGAGGCGCCGTGTTCCACGTGGTCAGCCGAGTAGTGCGTGTGACAATGCATTTCGCCGGCGACAAATCCCGGCGCCTTAGGAGGCTCTTCGGCAAGCATATGAATCTTGAGCGACTTGGGCTTTAATCCGGGGTAATTCCAGCGGGTAAAAACTTTAGTGGCGGAGCGTTCACCACTTTCGCTGATTCGCTGCGCGTAAATCTTGCAGTCCAGTTCGTGAACGCCTGGCTCCAAGTGTCCGAGCTTGATCGGGTAAAAGCCAAATTGCTCCTTCGCCTGTATCTGTAAGTCAAAGGTCTTGCCGTTGATTTCCGCCTTCTCGATAAGCGTCGGGAACCGATGCGCGTCGCGGACCACCACCCATAAAGTCGGTTCTACGCCCGGCACAAACTGGAACGGGGCGTCGACCAATATTTCGGGCCACGGCTTGTACAGCAGCGACCACGGAAGCTTAAACTTGAAATGCGTCTCGGCGTAATGCAACTTTTCGCCCGGAATAAAGCTCATTATTCCTCCGGCTTGTCATCATCATCGTCGTCTTTATCTTCAACCGGCTCCGGTTCGTTCCAGAGCCCAAAACCGATACGCACTTGCATGGTGAGTCCGCCAATGTTCCACTTGGCCTTTTTATCGGGACCATCGGGGACAATCTTAGAGAATTTCTTATCGGATTCAACCTTGATGCTGCTGAAGCCGATATCGCCGTAAATGTTGAAACTTTTCCAGTTTGCAATCAAGTAGCCGACGCTTACGCCAAAGCCTGCGCCAAGGAGCGGCGTCTTTGCGTCCATTTGGCCCCAGGTCGTATAAATTTCGGTGCCGGGCAATACCCAGTACCAGCGCACGGCAATGCTGAACAGGCTTTCGCCCGAAAGCGTCATGAAGTTGCGGGGAATGCCGAGTCTGTATTCCAAAAAGAGCGGCATGCCCTGAATGGTATAGCTGTAATTGTGCGTGCGGTTCTTGCGGTCGGTCAGCACCACCGATTCGTTGTCGTAAATGAAACTGACGCCCGCGCTAATGAAGTTGTCCTTGAAAAGCTGGTATTGGAGTCCTGCCGAAATCGGGAAACAGAAGTTCACCTTCTGAAAATCCTGCTTGGCGACACTCAGCGATTCGCTTTCGTTAACGGCGTCTTCTCTAAAGCTGCGGTAGAGCGTGTCGATGGCGTTCTGGAAGTATTCACGTTCCGGAAAGTCCAAAAAAGAAACGGCAGGCTGCAAAAAAATCGAAAGCCTAGAACGGTCGCGGGTCGATGTTTCTTCGGCGGCCATCGCAGATGCGGCAAGAATTGCCACAAGGAGGATGTTTAAAAGAACTTTCACCTGTTTGCGACTTCCTCATCCCACATTAGTTCTGCATTTCGCGGTCTTCTTTAAAGAAGCGCTTTTTCTGGGAATCCTTTTTCATGCGCTTGGCAAATGCAATTTCGGCCTTGTCGATTTTCTTTTCGGTCTTTGCAATCTGCTTCTGGATTTTCTTGTCGTCGGGGTTTGCTTCGTTGCGGGCAATGTTCAGGTAGAGCTTGGCGGTTTCAAACTGGTCAAGTTCGTTGTAGGCCTGTGCAATCATGAACAAAGCTTCGGTGCGGCGCTTGCTCTTGGGGTAGGTTTCTAGGAATTCCTTGAAGTAAATCACGGCGGCCTGGTACTTGTCCATGCGCAGGTAAAGTCTTGCGGTCTGGAATTCCTTTTCGGCCAAGCGTTCAACGAGCAGGTCGTAGTAATAGTTCACCGAGTCGCGCAGCGGAGAATCGGGGTAGTTCGACAGGTAACGTTCAAAGTCCTTCATGGCGATCGTCGTGTTCGCTTCGTCGCGGCTCACGCGGAATTCCATGTTGAACGAAGAGATTGCCTTACGGAATTCGGCGGTTTCGATAAACGGCGAACCC is a window from the uncultured Fibrobacter sp. genome containing:
- a CDS encoding rhomboid family intramembrane serine protease; amino-acid sequence: MPRFMSPLRPRYMRSPSDIPPEQPPTPSASEGSSNGQEPENQEPEYPEIVCVSEGTFRQIRDDSLVLLSQGISHRLLRSIEGPFLIFVLPEHEEFARLQLALYRKENPPKEENPPIPLSFSLQPLWVLLAPLIVTLIDFTDAMNLHTPGVSDATKVLKGEWWRSLTAQTLHGDVRHLASNLICGYIVMNMITFRIPLLRLAPFIAIASAIANLCVSLTVQTSFRSLGFSTFVFAAIGCLSVIEFRLMPKETHGLLRRFAPLCGATSLAVFLGLGENADILGHAYGFIAGLFCGFIPSKKALRWGTPLATADGVGLLVYYALYVIAWKIAMG
- a CDS encoding DNA repair helicase XPB gives rise to the protein MNPNGAIIVQSNMEIMVEVDLPTYEAARDAIAPFTELVKSPEHLHTYKISPLSLWNAASTGLRAPEVLERLEGQSRFPIPESVVTEIQDYMDRYGLLRLKKDGDKLIVESDDKYMFTEICHLKEVEPYIVQFIDDLHAEVDPERRGHLKMALTNAGFPVEDLAGYTVGDPLPIHLRETTVGGKPFALRDYQKEAAQVFYASGSEKGGSGVIVLPCGSGKTVIGLATMALVQTKTLILTPNISASRQWIREICDKTDLTLDQVKEYSGEVKEIGPVTVATYQILTQRKRAKKAENEKTDSDLDDLTEEEVKKELANFPLFSQEKWGLMIYDEVHLLPAPVFRLSTEMQATRRLGLTATLVREDHKETEVFSLIGPKKYDIPWRILEAQGWIATADCNEIRIPMDAELKMKYALAPVREKITLASTNPEKTDVVERLLKYFDKPDDRVLIIGQYIDQLEALSEDLQIPLITGKTPNKDREKLYAAFRNGSQKNLMVSKVGNFAIDLPDANVLIQISGTFGSRQEEAQRLGRVLRPKSDGGAAHFYSIVTQDSKEQEFAMNRQLFLTEQGYAYKIIKRGDWDILARTPEELAARK
- a CDS encoding tol-pal system YbgF family protein, with the protein product MANESNTNNSEIKEFFVAHGSKVIAAIVVVMVIVVGVVQFRDYRKAAAAEQAELLGPGMTLLYADQKDSAFVEFESKINSGKLSGVALAKAALYAGNIKYQAGDFDAAAVFFQKSLDNAGSVALVRSAAMHGLASVKIEKADYSAAAGLLEKYISEFAKRTGDQEDRFQKDEPVDEVPMVADAMWKLTLVYDQLGAADKAKQTAERILTVYGDNQAVADKAKKFLAQ
- a CDS encoding outer membrane protein assembly factor BamD, yielding MNLFKKIPLFLCILAETAFLVGCSSSGKSKMKHTEWCRIRYEGAEELFKKEKYGRATDRLEEILSTCAGTGYMEQAQFLMAESYFNMEDWIEARGEYGSFILNFPGSPFIETAEFRKAISSFNMEFRVSRDEANTTIAMKDFERYLSNYPDSPLRDSVNYYYDLLVERLAEKEFQTARLYLRMDKYQAAVIYFKEFLETYPKSKRRTEALFMIAQAYNELDQFETAKLYLNIARNEANPDDKKIQKQIAKTEKKIDKAEIAFAKRMKKDSQKKRFFKEDREMQN